A genomic window from Providencia alcalifaciens includes:
- a CDS encoding M4 family metallopeptidase, with product MNQILGRSLLSPSLISHFYQESQCNDLKSTLFHINDIMSRTYTEEDASYQRQLLANACNITGGTYNRVIRDAQQRVENYTHNHSSLPICRREEMPADEHMAHNDFAVIMREEDKVAPTVPAHRVFDAIGLIRSFLKEKLNIDQMFGCDADINAVIHYDKNYSNAFWNSQAIFFGDGDGTVFGPFYNDIDIIAHELAHGYISSQADFNYVNQSGALNESVADVLGMMTKQYVQKQTVQQSNWLLGENLFIDKKKGPALRSMKEPGTAYYFTKSNNDPQVGHMQQYRDLPRYVDNGGVHINSGIPNKAFYLLATRLGGYSWEVAGKIWVAAVSDPNVSNTATFIEFAQATIRSAKNLFGDQIELATRQSWLDVGLRVQ from the coding sequence ATGAATCAAATACTTGGTCGTTCACTATTATCACCTAGCTTAATCTCTCACTTCTATCAAGAAAGCCAATGCAATGATTTAAAATCGACCTTATTTCATATCAATGACATTATGAGCCGGACTTACACAGAAGAAGATGCGAGCTATCAACGTCAATTATTGGCTAATGCTTGTAACATCACTGGTGGCACCTACAACCGAGTGATCCGTGATGCCCAGCAACGCGTAGAAAATTACACTCATAACCACTCTAGCCTACCTATTTGTCGCCGCGAAGAAATGCCAGCTGATGAGCATATGGCACATAACGATTTTGCCGTTATTATGCGAGAAGAGGATAAAGTAGCACCGACGGTACCAGCACACCGCGTGTTCGATGCTATTGGGCTGATCCGCTCATTCCTTAAGGAGAAACTCAATATTGATCAGATGTTTGGTTGTGATGCTGATATCAATGCGGTTATCCACTATGACAAAAACTACTCCAATGCATTTTGGAATTCTCAAGCTATTTTCTTTGGGGATGGTGATGGAACTGTTTTTGGCCCGTTCTACAACGATATTGACATAATCGCTCATGAACTTGCTCATGGATACATTAGCTCACAAGCTGATTTTAACTATGTCAATCAATCCGGTGCGTTAAATGAATCGGTCGCTGACGTTTTAGGGATGATGACAAAGCAATATGTTCAAAAACAAACTGTGCAACAGTCCAACTGGTTACTGGGAGAAAACTTATTTATTGATAAGAAAAAGGGGCCTGCATTACGCTCAATGAAAGAGCCGGGCACCGCTTACTATTTCACTAAATCAAACAATGATCCACAAGTGGGACATATGCAGCAATATCGCGATTTACCTCGCTATGTGGATAATGGCGGTGTGCATATTAACTCAGGAATTCCAAACAAAGCCTTCTATTTACTGGCAACAAGATTGGGCGGTTATTCTTGGGAAGTGGCAGGGAAAATCTGGGTCGCCGCAGTGTCGGATCCAAACGTATCAAATACGGCAACCTTTATTGAATTTGCTCAGGCAACAATTCGTTCAGCGAAAAACCTGTTTGGTGATCAAATTGAATTGGCAACTCGCCAAAGCTGGCTAGATGTTGGGTTACGTGTTCAATAA
- the rluF gene encoding 23S rRNA pseudouridine(2604) synthase RluF, with product MEINSTTRLNKYISESGICSRREADRYIEQGNVFINGKRAGIGDQVSAGDVVKVNGQLIEPRNEEDLVLIALNKPVGIVSTTESGEKDNIVDYVNHSTRIFPIGRLDKDSQGLIFLTNHGDLVNKILRAGNDHEKEYIVTVNKPVTDEFIRGMGAGVPILGTMTKKCKVKKEAPFVFRITLVQGLNRQIRRMTEHFGYEVTKLERVRIMNVRLTGIPVGEWRDLTDDELIELFNLIEKSESDVKPKKAAKPQVRSGSGKAAGKQGTGSQKPKANAEPPKKKFTQPGRKKKKR from the coding sequence ATGGAAATCAATTCAACCACACGCCTGAATAAATACATTAGCGAGAGCGGTATCTGCTCTAGACGTGAGGCTGATCGTTATATCGAGCAAGGTAATGTGTTCATTAACGGTAAACGTGCAGGTATTGGCGATCAAGTTTCTGCGGGAGACGTGGTCAAGGTCAATGGGCAGTTAATTGAACCACGCAACGAAGAAGATTTAGTCTTGATCGCGTTGAATAAGCCTGTTGGGATTGTCAGCACCACTGAAAGTGGCGAAAAAGATAATATTGTGGACTATGTGAATCACAGTACCCGCATTTTCCCAATTGGCCGCTTAGATAAAGACTCTCAAGGTTTGATCTTCCTGACGAACCACGGCGATTTAGTGAATAAAATCTTACGTGCGGGTAATGACCACGAGAAAGAGTACATCGTTACTGTAAACAAGCCGGTGACCGATGAATTTATTCGTGGTATGGGTGCTGGTGTGCCAATTCTCGGTACCATGACTAAGAAATGTAAAGTCAAAAAAGAGGCGCCGTTTGTTTTCCGTATTACGCTGGTTCAAGGTTTAAACCGCCAAATTCGCCGTATGACCGAACATTTTGGTTACGAAGTCACGAAGTTAGAACGAGTGCGGATTATGAATGTAAGGCTTACAGGTATTCCTGTAGGTGAGTGGCGTGATTTAACTGATGATGAGCTTATCGAGCTGTTTAATTTGATTGAAAAATCAGAGTCAGATGTTAAGCCTAAAAAAGCGGCAAAACCTCAAGTACGTAGTGGCAGTGGGAAGGCCGCAGGAAAACAAGGCACAGGTAGTCAAAAGCCGAAAGCAAATGCGGAACCACCGAAAAAGAAATTTACCCAGCCAGGACGTAAAAAGAAAAAACGTTAA
- the der gene encoding ribosome biogenesis GTPase Der, whose amino-acid sequence MIPVVALVGRPNVGKSTLFNRLTRTRDALVADFPGLTRDRKYGRAEVEGHEFIIIDTGGIDGTEEGVETHMAAQSLQAIEEADVVLFMVDARAGLMPADEGIAKHLRSRKKKTYLVANKTDGIDANIVVGDFYSLGLGEIYPIAASHGRGVTQLIEHSLKPFIEVEDEEVELTDEEANAAYWAELEAEGEFSEDEEDDFDPSTLPIKLAIVGRPNVGKSTLTNRILGEDRVVVFDMPGTTRDSIYIPMERDEREYILIDTAGVRKRGKVTETVEKFSVIKTLQAIEDANVVLLVIDAREGISDQDLSLLGFILNAGRSLVIAVNKWDGMKPEDREHVKDMLELRLGFVDFARIHFISALHGSGVGNLFESVQEAYESATRRVGTALLTRIMKMAEDEHQPPLIRGRRVKMKYAHAGGHNPPIVVIHGNQVSDLPDSYKRYLMNYFRRSLNVMGTPIRILFKEGENPYADKKNKLTPTQLRKRKRLMQHLKKR is encoded by the coding sequence ATGATACCCGTCGTAGCGCTGGTTGGGCGTCCAAACGTAGGAAAATCCACGTTATTTAACCGATTAACCCGTACCCGTGACGCACTTGTAGCGGACTTTCCCGGTCTGACCCGTGATCGTAAATATGGTCGTGCAGAAGTTGAAGGGCACGAATTTATTATTATCGACACTGGTGGTATCGATGGTACAGAAGAGGGCGTAGAAACCCATATGGCGGCTCAGTCGCTTCAAGCGATTGAAGAGGCTGACGTTGTTCTCTTCATGGTAGATGCAAGAGCAGGCTTGATGCCAGCAGATGAAGGCATCGCTAAGCACTTACGCAGCCGCAAGAAAAAAACGTATTTAGTTGCCAACAAAACTGATGGTATTGATGCCAATATTGTTGTTGGTGATTTCTATTCACTGGGTCTTGGGGAAATTTACCCTATTGCCGCCTCTCATGGTCGTGGTGTTACTCAGTTAATTGAGCACTCTTTAAAGCCTTTTATCGAGGTTGAAGACGAAGAAGTCGAACTTACTGACGAAGAAGCGAATGCTGCTTATTGGGCAGAGCTGGAAGCAGAAGGCGAATTCTCCGAAGACGAAGAAGATGATTTCGACCCGAGCACATTGCCAATAAAACTGGCTATCGTAGGGCGTCCAAATGTGGGCAAATCTACCCTGACTAACCGTATTCTCGGTGAAGACCGTGTGGTCGTGTTTGATATGCCGGGAACCACTCGTGACAGTATTTATATCCCAATGGAGCGTGATGAGCGTGAATATATTCTCATCGATACCGCTGGGGTGCGTAAGCGCGGTAAGGTAACTGAAACTGTAGAGAAATTCTCAGTTATTAAAACGCTGCAAGCAATTGAAGATGCTAACGTTGTCTTGCTGGTTATCGATGCCCGTGAAGGTATCTCTGATCAAGATTTATCGTTACTAGGATTCATTTTGAACGCAGGTCGTTCATTAGTGATTGCAGTGAATAAATGGGATGGCATGAAGCCTGAAGATCGCGAGCATGTAAAAGATATGCTGGAACTGCGTCTTGGTTTTGTGGATTTCGCCCGTATTCACTTTATCTCTGCGCTACATGGTAGCGGCGTGGGTAACTTGTTTGAATCTGTACAAGAAGCGTATGAGTCAGCGACTCGTCGTGTTGGTACTGCGCTATTAACGCGTATTATGAAAATGGCAGAAGATGAACACCAACCACCATTGATCCGTGGTCGCCGCGTGAAGATGAAGTATGCGCATGCGGGGGGTCATAACCCACCAATCGTTGTGATCCACGGTAACCAAGTTTCTGATTTACCAGATAGCTATAAACGTTATTTAATGAACTATTTCCGTCGTTCATTAAATGTGATGGGAACGCCAATTCGTATTCTGTTTAAAGAGGGTGAAAACCCATATGCAGATAAGAAAAATAAATTGACGCCAACCCAGTTACGTAAACGTAAGCGTCTGATGCAGCACTTGAAAAAACGCTAA
- the bamB gene encoding outer membrane protein assembly factor BamB, with protein MQLRKTLLVGLVASALLAGCSSETDSIVMAPLPQVENQFTPSIVWDKSVGNGVEQFYSELSPVWDGSAIYAADRKGLVKALELDSGKELWSVDLSKRTGFLSANLSALLSGGLTISDDKIFIGTERGTVIALNKENGEVLWDVEVAGEALSKPVVSGDMVIIHTSNGQLQALDTATGAIKWTVNMDTPSLSLRGESAPAVAFGAAIVGGDNGRVSAVLLSQGQLIWQQRISLVTSSTEIGRLNDVDMTPVIDDGKVYAIAYNGTLAALDMRSGQMLWKRDLGSINDMVLSGDTLYLVDQTDRVLAVRKSDGVTLWTQDQLLNRGLSAPEVYNGYIVVGDKEGYLHWLDTSTGGFVAQNKLNSSGIHSRPVIASDKLMVQTRNGTVYLLTR; from the coding sequence ATGCAGTTGCGCAAAACTCTTTTGGTAGGCCTGGTTGCTTCAGCTTTACTTGCCGGTTGTTCCAGCGAAACTGATTCTATTGTGATGGCGCCATTACCACAGGTTGAGAATCAATTTACACCTTCTATTGTTTGGGATAAATCCGTCGGTAATGGTGTTGAGCAGTTCTATTCTGAACTTTCTCCTGTGTGGGATGGTTCTGCAATTTACGCTGCAGATCGTAAAGGCTTAGTTAAAGCGCTAGAACTTGATAGCGGTAAAGAACTGTGGTCTGTCGATTTATCAAAACGTACTGGTTTTCTTTCTGCCAATTTATCTGCGTTACTGTCTGGTGGCTTGACCATTTCTGATGACAAAATTTTCATCGGTACTGAGCGTGGTACAGTTATTGCGCTAAATAAAGAAAATGGTGAAGTGTTGTGGGATGTGGAAGTGGCAGGCGAAGCCTTGTCCAAGCCTGTCGTGAGTGGCGATATGGTGATTATCCACACTAGCAATGGTCAATTGCAAGCGCTGGATACAGCGACAGGCGCGATTAAGTGGACAGTGAATATGGATACGCCATCACTGTCATTACGTGGTGAATCTGCGCCTGCGGTTGCATTCGGTGCGGCTATCGTCGGCGGTGATAACGGTCGAGTGAGTGCAGTCCTGCTGTCTCAAGGTCAATTGATTTGGCAACAACGTATCTCTTTAGTCACCAGTTCAACAGAAATTGGTCGTCTGAACGATGTGGATATGACGCCTGTGATTGATGATGGCAAAGTGTACGCAATTGCCTATAACGGCACATTGGCAGCTCTGGACATGCGTTCTGGTCAAATGTTATGGAAGCGTGATTTAGGCTCCATCAATGATATGGTGTTATCGGGTGATACCCTGTATTTAGTTGACCAAACCGACCGCGTGCTGGCTGTTCGTAAGAGCGACGGCGTGACATTATGGACTCAAGATCAATTACTGAACCGTGGATTATCTGCGCCAGAAGTTTATAACGGCTATATTGTTGTGGGTGACAAAGAAGGTTATCTGCACTGGTTAGATACCAGCACCGGAGGTTTTGTGGCTCAAAATAAACTGAATAGTTCAGGGATCCACAGTCGCCCTGTGATTGCGAGTGATAAACTGATGGTTCAGACAAGAAACGGAACAGTTTACCTGTTAACACGTTAA
- a CDS encoding YfgM family protein: MEVYTNEQDQVEAIKRFFANNGVALVVGLVIGVGGVFGWNYWQSHQSNVLQESAAKYEAVNTQLRSGSAEGIQAAQKFAAETNDVYSSMTGLELAQVFADKGDLAGAEKALTDALAKAKTVDLQDVINLRLARIQLALGNADAAIASVAKIQGKSWQATAQDVRGDALLHKGDKSGAKAAYTQGLESEGSQSLRGILTLKLNNVSNS; encoded by the coding sequence GTGGAAGTCTATACAAACGAACAAGATCAAGTTGAGGCGATCAAACGTTTTTTCGCTAACAACGGCGTTGCTTTAGTGGTTGGACTGGTTATTGGTGTCGGTGGTGTGTTTGGTTGGAACTATTGGCAATCACACCAGTCGAATGTGTTGCAAGAAAGTGCAGCAAAATACGAAGCCGTCAATACTCAGTTACGTTCAGGTTCAGCGGAAGGTATTCAAGCTGCACAAAAATTTGCAGCAGAAACTAACGACGTTTACAGTTCAATGACTGGACTGGAACTGGCGCAAGTTTTTGCTGATAAAGGCGATTTAGCAGGTGCTGAGAAAGCACTGACTGATGCATTAGCTAAAGCAAAAACCGTTGATTTGCAAGATGTGATTAACCTGCGTTTAGCGCGTATCCAACTTGCACTCGGTAATGCGGATGCGGCTATCGCCTCTGTTGCTAAGATCCAAGGTAAGTCATGGCAAGCTACGGCACAGGATGTTCGTGGGGATGCTTTACTCCATAAGGGTGATAAATCCGGCGCTAAAGCGGCATACACTCAGGGGTTAGAAAGTGAAGGTTCTCAATCACTCAGAGGTATTTTGACTCTGAAATTGAACAACGTATCTAATTCATAA
- the hisS gene encoding histidine--tRNA ligase, which produces MGKNIQAIRGMNDYLPADTRVWQKIEATLKNILQGYGFSEIRTPIVEQTPLFKRAIGEVTDVVEKEMYTFNDRNEESLTLRPENTAGCVRAGIEHGLLYNQEQRLWYLGPMFRYERPQKGRYRQFHQLGAEVFGLAGPDIDAEVILMTARWWRALGISEHVTLELNSIGSLEARANYRDALVAFLEQHKDKLDEDCKRRMYSNPLRVLDSKNQDVQTLLNDAPALFDYLDAESREHFEGLCKLLDNAGIKYRVNQRLVRGLDYYNRTVFEWVTTALGSQGTVCAGGRYDGLVEQLGGRATPAVGFAMGMERMVLLVQEVNPEFTADTSVADVYLASFGENSQQSALLVAEKVRDELPTLRLMTNHGGGNFKKQLARADKQGAKIALILGEDEINNSQVTLKDLRTGEQETISQQLMASRIAALLG; this is translated from the coding sequence GTGGGAAAAAATATCCAAGCCATCCGAGGCATGAATGACTACTTGCCAGCAGATACTCGAGTGTGGCAAAAAATCGAAGCAACATTGAAAAATATTTTACAGGGTTATGGTTTTAGCGAAATTCGTACCCCGATTGTAGAGCAGACCCCGTTATTTAAACGGGCGATTGGTGAAGTGACTGACGTTGTTGAAAAAGAGATGTATACCTTCAACGACCGTAATGAAGAGAGCCTCACACTGCGTCCAGAAAATACCGCAGGTTGCGTACGCGCCGGTATTGAGCATGGTTTGCTGTACAATCAGGAACAGCGCTTATGGTATTTAGGGCCAATGTTCCGCTATGAGCGTCCACAGAAAGGACGTTACCGCCAATTCCATCAGCTAGGTGCTGAGGTATTTGGTCTGGCTGGCCCCGATATTGATGCAGAAGTGATCTTAATGACAGCGCGCTGGTGGCGTGCGCTTGGGATCAGCGAGCATGTCACTCTGGAGCTGAACTCCATCGGTTCATTAGAAGCTCGCGCAAACTACCGTGATGCGTTAGTCGCTTTCCTTGAACAGCACAAAGATAAACTGGATGAAGACTGCAAGCGTCGTATGTACAGCAATCCTCTGCGTGTTTTGGATTCTAAAAACCAAGATGTTCAAACATTATTAAATGATGCACCAGCACTGTTTGACTATCTGGACGCGGAATCTCGCGAACACTTCGAGGGTCTGTGCAAATTATTAGATAACGCGGGCATTAAATACCGTGTTAACCAACGCTTAGTGCGCGGTTTAGACTATTACAACCGCACAGTATTTGAGTGGGTGACAACTGCGTTAGGTTCCCAAGGTACGGTCTGTGCGGGGGGGCGTTATGATGGTCTGGTTGAACAACTGGGCGGTCGTGCAACACCAGCCGTTGGATTTGCAATGGGTATGGAGCGTATGGTTCTGCTGGTTCAAGAAGTGAATCCAGAGTTTACTGCAGACACTTCGGTCGCTGATGTTTATTTGGCATCGTTTGGTGAAAATAGCCAACAATCAGCGCTTTTAGTGGCTGAAAAAGTGCGTGACGAGTTACCTACCCTGCGCCTAATGACCAACCACGGCGGCGGTAACTTTAAGAAGCAGCTAGCGCGTGCTGATAAGCAAGGGGCAAAAATTGCTCTGATCTTAGGCGAAGACGAAATCAATAATAGCCAAGTGACGTTGAAAGATTTACGTACTGGTGAGCAAGAAACTATTTCACAGCAACTAATGGCATCGCGTATCGCAGCGCTGTTAGGTTAA
- the ispG gene encoding flavodoxin-dependent (E)-4-hydroxy-3-methylbut-2-enyl-diphosphate synthase, which yields MHNESPIKRRKSTRIYVGNVPVGDGAPIAVQSMTNTRTTDVEATVRQIQALERVGVDIVRVSVPTMDAAEAFKLIKQQVNVPLVADIHFDYRIALKVAEYGVDCLRINPGNIGSEERIRQVVDCARHYNIPIRIGVNGGSLEKDIQEKYGEPTPEALVESAMRHVDILDRLNFDQFKVSVKASDVFLAVGSYRLLAQKIDQPLHLGITEAGGARSGSVKSAIGLGMLLSEGIGDTLRISLAADPVEEVKVGFDILKSLRIRSRGINFIACPTCSRQEFDVIGTVNALEQRLEDIITPMDVSIIGCVVNGPGEAEVSTLGVAGAKTKSGFYEDGIRQKERFDNNNIIDQLEAKIRAKAAMLDESMRININQIEK from the coding sequence ATGCATAACGAATCACCAATCAAAAGACGCAAATCCACCCGTATTTATGTCGGTAATGTTCCTGTTGGCGACGGCGCACCTATCGCTGTTCAATCAATGACCAATACCCGTACAACCGATGTCGAAGCGACTGTCCGCCAAATTCAAGCCCTTGAACGTGTTGGAGTGGATATTGTGCGCGTATCGGTACCCACGATGGATGCCGCAGAAGCCTTTAAATTAATCAAACAGCAAGTCAATGTCCCTTTGGTCGCAGATATCCACTTCGATTACCGTATTGCCTTAAAAGTGGCAGAATATGGTGTTGATTGCCTGCGTATTAACCCGGGAAATATCGGTAGCGAAGAGCGAATTCGCCAAGTGGTTGACTGCGCTCGTCATTACAATATTCCTATTCGTATTGGCGTGAATGGCGGCTCGCTGGAAAAAGATATCCAAGAAAAATACGGTGAACCGACACCAGAAGCGTTGGTTGAATCCGCCATGCGTCATGTGGATATTCTGGATAGATTGAACTTTGATCAATTTAAAGTCAGTGTGAAAGCCTCTGATGTATTCCTTGCCGTGGGCTCTTATCGTCTACTGGCTCAAAAAATTGACCAACCACTTCATCTAGGTATTACTGAAGCGGGTGGTGCACGCTCAGGTTCCGTGAAGTCAGCTATTGGTTTAGGTATGCTGCTCTCTGAAGGCATTGGGGATACACTGCGTATTTCTCTTGCCGCGGATCCCGTTGAAGAAGTCAAAGTGGGCTTCGATATTCTGAAGTCACTGCGTATTCGTTCCCGTGGCATCAACTTTATTGCTTGCCCAACATGCTCACGCCAAGAATTTGACGTGATTGGCACGGTGAACGCGTTAGAGCAGCGACTTGAAGACATTATCACGCCAATGGATGTGTCTATCATCGGTTGTGTAGTGAACGGTCCCGGTGAAGCTGAAGTGTCCACATTGGGTGTCGCGGGTGCGAAAACCAAGAGCGGATTCTACGAAGATGGTATTCGTCAAAAAGAGCGCTTTGATAATAACAACATCATTGATCAGCTAGAAGCTAAAATTCGAGCCAAAGCGGCAATGCTAGACGAAAGCATGCGAATAAATATTAATCAGATAGAGAAATAA
- the rodZ gene encoding cytoskeleton protein RodZ has protein sequence MTIENNTEQTSITVGQLLSRARERMGLTQETVAERLCLKVSTVKEIEQDIHPAGVEPTFLRGYIRLYARMVGISENDINTLLKSDVPAQSSNVSPMQSYSLGKKRKKREGWLMKLTWLIVIVLIAMVGIWWWQEHNAQQKDLLTMANQNEALVQQNSSEPVNNIAVDMPLATDNSAVQTDPQVDPAPVLTDTQPATNTDAEGVKTIPLPNAPQTTPSVDRAQTDAPETTEMPVTTGNGLTLSFSGQCWLEIRDANNKVLFSGMKNSGDKLELNGAQPYRLNIGAPANVIVAFQGKNVDLSRFIKAKRSAKFKLPEA, from the coding sequence ATGACTATCGAAAATAATACCGAACAAACTTCTATCACTGTAGGGCAATTATTATCCCGAGCGCGTGAGCGTATGGGACTAACTCAAGAAACGGTTGCGGAGCGACTGTGTCTTAAAGTGAGTACGGTAAAGGAAATAGAACAAGATATTCATCCTGCGGGCGTAGAGCCAACGTTTTTACGTGGTTATATTCGTCTGTATGCACGAATGGTCGGAATTTCTGAAAACGATATTAACACACTCTTAAAAAGTGATGTTCCCGCGCAGTCTTCCAATGTTTCCCCAATGCAAAGCTACTCATTAGGTAAAAAGCGTAAAAAACGCGAAGGTTGGCTAATGAAACTGACGTGGCTGATAGTCATTGTGCTGATTGCTATGGTGGGTATTTGGTGGTGGCAAGAGCACAATGCGCAACAGAAAGACCTGTTAACGATGGCGAACCAAAATGAAGCATTGGTTCAACAAAATAGTAGCGAACCCGTAAATAATATTGCGGTTGATATGCCACTTGCAACTGACAATAGCGCTGTGCAAACCGATCCGCAGGTCGACCCTGCACCTGTATTGACGGACACTCAACCAGCAACGAATACTGACGCAGAAGGTGTAAAAACTATCCCGCTGCCAAATGCGCCGCAAACAACGCCTTCTGTAGATAGAGCCCAAACTGATGCCCCTGAAACAACGGAGATGCCAGTTACAACAGGTAATGGTTTAACGTTAAGTTTCTCTGGTCAATGTTGGTTAGAAATTCGTGACGCAAATAATAAAGTTTTATTTAGCGGCATGAAAAATAGCGGTGATAAATTAGAGCTTAATGGTGCGCAACCTTATCGTTTAAACATCGGTGCACCAGCCAATGTGATTGTGGCGTTCCAAGGTAAAAACGTTGATTTAAGCCGTTTCATCAAAGCGAAACGTTCCGCGAAATTTAAGTTGCCAGAAGCATAA
- a CDS encoding bifunctional tRNA (adenosine(37)-C2)-methyltransferase TrmG/ribosomal RNA large subunit methyltransferase RlmN — MPEKNGQPEKSGQKINLLDLNRKQMREFFAELGEKPFRADQVMKWIYHYCYDDFELMTDINKVLRAKLTEVAEIRAPEVADEQRSSDGTIKWAIKVGDQLVETVYIPEADRATLCVSSQVGCALECKFCSTAQQGFNRNLRVSEIIGQVWRAAKIIGSLKSSGRRPITNVVMMGMGEPLLNLNNVVPAMEIMLDDFGFGLSKRRVTISTSGVVPALDKLGDMIDVALAISLHAPTDDVRDDIVPINKKYNIETFLASVNRYLTKSNANAGRVTVEYVMLDHINDSVEQAHQLAECLKNTPSKINLIPWNPFPGAPYGRSSNSRIDRFSKVLMEYGFTTIVRKTRGDDIDAACGQLAGDVIDRTKRTLKKRLAGEPIQVKSV, encoded by the coding sequence ATGCCAGAAAAAAATGGGCAGCCAGAAAAAAGCGGTCAAAAAATTAACCTGCTCGATTTAAACCGCAAGCAGATGCGCGAATTTTTTGCTGAGCTCGGCGAAAAACCGTTCCGTGCAGACCAAGTGATGAAGTGGATTTACCATTATTGCTACGATGATTTCGAGCTAATGACTGATATCAACAAGGTGCTGCGCGCGAAATTAACAGAAGTCGCTGAGATCCGAGCACCTGAAGTCGCTGATGAACAACGTTCATCCGATGGCACGATTAAGTGGGCTATCAAAGTCGGTGATCAACTGGTTGAAACGGTGTATATCCCTGAAGCTGATCGCGCAACACTGTGTGTCTCTTCTCAAGTTGGCTGTGCATTGGAATGTAAATTCTGTTCTACAGCCCAGCAAGGTTTCAACCGTAACTTACGTGTTTCCGAAATCATCGGACAAGTTTGGCGTGCGGCTAAAATCATCGGTTCGCTGAAGTCTAGTGGCCGCCGTCCTATCACCAACGTGGTGATGATGGGGATGGGGGAGCCGTTATTGAATTTAAACAACGTGGTTCCTGCGATGGAAATCATGTTAGATGATTTTGGATTCGGTTTATCAAAACGCCGCGTGACAATTTCCACTTCAGGCGTTGTTCCTGCACTGGATAAGTTAGGCGATATGATTGATGTCGCGCTGGCCATTTCTCTGCATGCGCCAACGGACGATGTGCGTGATGACATCGTACCAATCAATAAGAAGTATAATATCGAAACATTCTTAGCTAGCGTGAATCGTTATTTAACGAAATCCAACGCGAATGCGGGGCGTGTCACGGTTGAATACGTGATGCTTGATCATATTAACGACAGCGTTGAGCAAGCCCATCAACTCGCGGAATGTTTGAAAAATACGCCAAGCAAAATCAACTTGATCCCATGGAACCCGTTCCCGGGAGCGCCCTATGGTCGCAGTTCCAACAGCCGAATTGATCGATTCTCTAAAGTATTGATGGAGTACGGTTTTACCACGATAGTTCGCAAGACTCGTGGTGATGATATTGATGCTGCATGTGGGCAGCTGGCAGGGGATGTTATTGATAGGACGAAGCGTACCTTGAAAAAACGCCTTGCTGGGGAACCTATCCAGGTAAAATCAGTCTGA
- the ndk gene encoding nucleoside-diphosphate kinase: MAVQRTFSIIKPNAVKKNVIGAIYNRFESAGFKIVAAKMMHLTREQAEGFYAEHKGRPFFDGLVEFMTSGPIMLQVLEGENAIQRHRDLMGATNPDNALAGTLRADYADSFTENATHGSDSEESAAREIAYFFAADEICPR, encoded by the coding sequence ATGGCTGTTCAACGTACATTTTCTATCATCAAACCAAACGCAGTTAAGAAAAACGTCATTGGTGCAATTTACAACCGTTTTGAAAGCGCAGGCTTCAAAATCGTTGCTGCTAAAATGATGCACCTGACTCGTGAACAAGCTGAAGGCTTCTACGCTGAGCATAAAGGTCGTCCTTTCTTTGATGGTCTGGTTGAATTCATGACTTCTGGTCCAATCATGTTACAAGTGTTAGAAGGCGAAAACGCAATCCAACGTCACCGTGACCTGATGGGCGCAACTAACCCTGATAACGCATTAGCGGGTACTTTACGTGCTGACTACGCAGACAGCTTCACTGAAAACGCAACTCACGGTTCAGATTCAGAAGAGTCTGCTGCACGTGAAATCGCGTATTTCTTCGCTGCTGACGAAATCTGCCCACGCTAA